The uncultured Methanomethylovorans sp. genome contains a region encoding:
- a CDS encoding DNA topoisomerase IV subunit A, whose translation MAKERSQQKKEHDELASNRLYGLTDTIYKQFMDGEVPSVNLPTRTKNNIEYNDDSEVWVYGDRESERSAKTVKGAFQLLKAVHTVDFLVKNHLSQNRGSTLRELYYISENWDIAKFREQPESDRLIEDLEIITGLQREYFHMRPEEDGATMFGPIRIREETKRGDRTIHCQEDIGESGYQIPFNVENIEFLDHDADFIIAIETGGMYARLIENGFDEKYNAVLVHLKGQPARSTRRIIKRMSEELSLPVVVFTDGDPWSYRIFASVAYGAIKSAHLSEYMATPGAMFVGVQPSDIVEYELSTDKLTDKDVSALRSELSDPRFNTDYWKEQINLQLEINKKAEQQAFAGKGLDFVTDRYLPERLTELKVI comes from the coding sequence ATGGCAAAGGAAAGATCACAGCAGAAAAAAGAACATGACGAGCTTGCAAGTAACCGCCTTTATGGCCTGACAGATACAATATATAAACAGTTTATGGATGGCGAAGTCCCGTCTGTGAACCTGCCAACCAGAACAAAAAATAACATCGAATATAACGACGATTCAGAGGTCTGGGTGTATGGAGACAGAGAAAGCGAACGCAGCGCAAAGACCGTAAAAGGAGCTTTCCAGTTGCTTAAAGCAGTGCATACAGTTGACTTCCTTGTCAAGAACCATCTTTCTCAAAACCGTGGTTCCACATTAAGAGAATTGTATTACATCTCCGAGAACTGGGATATTGCAAAGTTCCGAGAACAGCCTGAAAGTGACAGGCTTATAGAAGACCTTGAGATCATTACCGGATTGCAGAGAGAGTATTTCCACATGCGTCCCGAAGAAGATGGGGCTACCATGTTTGGACCCATTAGAATTAGGGAGGAAACAAAAAGAGGAGATCGGACGATACATTGCCAGGAAGATATCGGAGAAAGCGGTTATCAGATACCTTTCAATGTTGAAAATATTGAATTCCTTGACCATGATGCTGATTTCATAATAGCTATTGAGACTGGTGGTATGTATGCCCGACTGATTGAAAATGGCTTTGATGAGAAGTACAATGCAGTACTTGTACACCTCAAAGGCCAGCCTGCAAGATCCACTCGCCGCATCATTAAACGCATGAGTGAGGAGCTGTCCTTACCCGTCGTAGTATTCACTGATGGTGACCCTTGGTCATACCGCATTTTTGCTTCTGTTGCATACGGAGCTATTAAAAGTGCACACCTCTCTGAATATATGGCAACGCCGGGAGCAATGTTTGTGGGAGTTCAGCCATCAGACATTGTGGAATATGAACTATCCACTGATAAATTGACTGATAAAGATGTCAGTGCATTGAGAAGCGAACTTAGTGATCCGCGCTTCAATACAGATTACTGGAAAGAACAAATAAATCTGCAGCTTGAGATTAATAAGAAGGCTGAACAGCAGGCATTTGCCGGGAAGGGTCTTGATTTCGTAACCGACAGATATTTGCCAGAGAGACTGACAGAACTTAAAGTCATTTAA
- a CDS encoding N-acetyltransferase family protein — MFHYLLEPIGPSDQKDVIDIFNHYIEHSFAAYPEHKVPYEFFGMFLDMCKDYSSITVKDSEGTLAGFGMLRPHNPMPAFSHTAEITYFIKPELTGRGLGAQMLEYLLSEGKKRGVSNVLASISSLNEGSIRFHQKHGFTECGRFSRVARKNGVVFDIIWMQKEI, encoded by the coding sequence ATGTTTCATTATTTACTTGAACCGATAGGTCCATCTGACCAGAAAGATGTGATCGATATTTTTAATCATTACATTGAGCATAGTTTTGCAGCGTATCCGGAACATAAGGTGCCATATGAGTTCTTTGGCATGTTCCTCGATATGTGTAAAGACTATTCTTCAATTACAGTAAAAGACAGTGAAGGTACACTTGCAGGATTTGGCATGCTCCGCCCTCATAACCCAATGCCAGCTTTTTCTCATACGGCAGAGATCACATATTTTATAAAACCTGAGCTTACAGGCAGGGGTCTTGGTGCACAGATGCTAGAATACCTTCTATCCGAAGGAAAAAAACGTGGGGTTTCCAATGTTCTTGCAAGCATTTCTTCACTTAATGAAGGTAGTATTCGTTTTCATCAAAAACATGGTTTTACTGAATGTGGCAGATTCAGCAGAGTTGCGAGGAAAAATGGTGTAGTCTTCGATATTATCTGGATGCAGAAAGAAATTTGA
- the thrC gene encoding threonine synthase: MKLYSTNLQAAEVSFETALITGQAPDKGLYLPRSLPHLSREDFVSLKDKTYPEVAFHVLRKVLEGEIDELSLKAITYDAYNYDVPLEKVEDNTYIMRLDSGPTASFKDFAARLMARLMQYYLKKENKEITILTATSGDTGSAVAHAFYGLDNVKVIVLFPQKEVSDRQRKQMTTLQKNITAIAIDGKFDDCQAMVKKAFSDEQLEHLNLSSANSINIGRLIPQSLYYIYAYTRLCSYPEEVIFSIPSGNFGNMMGCVLAKTMGLPVKKIIASVNENDEVPSFLRAGEYHKIVPSLNCLSNAMNVGHPSNLARLIAVYGGQMDEQGIISKMPDMEKLRNDIYSSSVTDKETKSTMREILDRYGILIEPHGAVGIKGLTDYRTKTQDNTLAVTLETAHPAKFPGEVKAVTGIDPEPPRSLKEIEVKEEQMDFLDTEYVKFKEYLLAKIG, from the coding sequence ATGAAACTCTACAGCACTAATCTTCAGGCAGCAGAAGTGTCTTTTGAAACTGCTCTTATTACAGGACAGGCTCCGGACAAAGGCCTATACCTTCCAAGATCTCTTCCTCATTTGTCAAGAGAAGATTTTGTCTCCCTTAAAGACAAAACATACCCAGAGGTTGCATTTCATGTACTTCGTAAGGTCCTGGAAGGTGAAATAGATGAACTTTCTCTTAAAGCAATAACCTACGATGCTTACAACTATGATGTACCGCTGGAAAAGGTGGAGGATAACACCTATATCATGCGTCTTGATAGTGGACCTACTGCTTCATTTAAGGATTTTGCAGCACGTCTGATGGCAAGGCTCATGCAATATTATCTCAAAAAAGAGAACAAAGAAATAACCATACTTACCGCAACCTCTGGCGATACTGGAAGTGCGGTAGCTCATGCTTTTTATGGGCTTGACAATGTAAAGGTCATCGTACTTTTTCCACAGAAGGAGGTCTCAGACCGTCAGAGGAAACAGATGACTACTTTACAGAAAAACATTACTGCAATAGCTATAGATGGAAAATTTGATGATTGTCAGGCTATGGTAAAGAAGGCCTTCTCAGATGAGCAGCTTGAACACCTTAACCTATCGTCAGCCAATTCTATAAACATTGGCCGTCTAATTCCCCAGTCCTTGTACTATATTTATGCATATACAAGACTTTGCAGCTATCCCGAAGAGGTTATCTTCTCAATACCATCAGGCAACTTTGGGAACATGATGGGATGTGTACTGGCAAAGACTATGGGTCTTCCTGTAAAGAAGATTATTGCTTCTGTAAACGAGAACGATGAAGTCCCATCATTCCTCAGGGCCGGTGAATATCATAAGATAGTTCCATCTCTTAATTGCCTTTCAAACGCTATGAATGTAGGTCACCCAAGCAATCTTGCAAGGCTTATTGCTGTATATGGTGGACAAATGGATGAGCAGGGTATTATAAGCAAGATGCCTGATATGGAAAAGCTCAGGAATGATATTTATTCTAGTTCTGTCACCGATAAAGAAACAAAATCTACTATGAGGGAAATTCTGGACAGGTATGGTATCCTAATTGAACCTCACGGTGCTGTTGGTATAAAAGGATTGACTGATTACAGGACTAAAACTCAGGACAATACTCTTGCTGTCACTCTTGAAACTGCCCATCCAGCAAAGTTTCCGGGAGAAGTAAAAGCAGTAACAGGTATAGATCCTGAACCCCCACGCAGTCTTAAAGAAATCGAAGTAAAAGAAGAGCAGATGGATTTCCTGGATACGGAATACGTGAAATTCAAGGAATATCTTCTGGCAAAGATTGGATAG
- a CDS encoding hemolysin family protein yields MSYTFEIVTIIVLIIVNGIFAMSEFALVSSKRTRLKQLAEEGNTGASAALELSTKLTPFLSTIQIGITLVGILAGAFGGATVAEGLAVYLKDFPVLAPYSNALSITLVVLVITYLTLILGELVPKQIALNKAEIIASKVAKPMLFLSAAAKPLVVILSFSTEAVLRIMRVQKINGPPVTQEEIKIMLEEGTEAGVFEEAELSMIEGVLEIGDLRVESLMTYRTDIIALDLDDTVKENLQKMILSGRSYFPAYEKNLDNIVGMVSVKGILAKIVESGTVDIRENITKPLFVPEAISVLKLLELFKELGVHIALITDEYGGIQGIITLHDILEAIVGDVRSLGEPVETPVVVREDGSWLIDGDMPIDKLKEILSVDAFPEEEGGYYRTIAGLIMYVSQRIPKTGDYIELKELRYEVVDMDGNRIDKILVEKIPK; encoded by the coding sequence ATGTCTTATACATTTGAGATAGTTACCATCATTGTTTTGATCATAGTCAATGGCATCTTTGCTATGTCTGAATTTGCCCTTGTTTCATCTAAAAGGACACGCCTCAAGCAATTAGCAGAGGAAGGAAATACAGGGGCATCAGCTGCACTTGAACTCTCTACTAAATTAACTCCATTCCTCTCAACGATACAGATAGGGATTACGCTTGTAGGAATCCTTGCAGGTGCGTTCGGTGGAGCCACAGTAGCAGAAGGTCTTGCAGTCTACCTAAAAGATTTTCCAGTTCTTGCCCCTTACAGCAATGCACTTAGTATCACTTTAGTAGTACTTGTCATCACGTATCTTACCCTGATCTTGGGAGAACTTGTCCCAAAGCAGATCGCGCTCAATAAAGCAGAAATTATTGCCTCTAAGGTTGCAAAACCTATGCTGTTCCTTTCTGCCGCAGCAAAGCCCTTAGTAGTCATCCTGAGCTTTTCTACCGAAGCAGTTCTCCGAATTATGAGGGTCCAGAAGATCAATGGACCACCGGTAACACAGGAAGAGATCAAGATCATGCTTGAGGAGGGAACCGAAGCAGGAGTGTTTGAAGAGGCAGAGCTGAGCATGATAGAAGGTGTGCTTGAAATTGGAGATCTGAGAGTTGAATCGCTGATGACATATCGCACTGATATTATCGCTCTTGACTTGGACGACACCGTCAAAGAGAACCTGCAGAAAATGATACTGAGCGGTAGATCTTATTTCCCTGCATACGAAAAAAATCTGGACAATATTGTAGGCATGGTATCCGTAAAGGGCATCCTGGCAAAAATAGTGGAATCTGGTACTGTTGATATAAGAGAAAATATAACAAAACCTCTATTTGTACCTGAGGCAATCTCGGTTCTGAAACTTCTTGAACTGTTCAAGGAGCTTGGAGTGCATATTGCCCTAATCACTGATGAGTATGGAGGAATCCAGGGGATAATTACCTTGCATGATATTCTTGAAGCTATCGTAGGCGACGTCAGATCTCTTGGAGAGCCTGTGGAAACACCTGTAGTGGTAAGAGAAGATGGTTCCTGGCTTATAGACGGAGATATGCCTATTGATAAATTAAAAGAGATCCTATCTGTAGATGCCTTCCCGGAAGAAGAGGGGGGATATTATCGAACCATTGCAGGATTGATCATGTACGTCTCACAAAGAATACCAAAAACGGGAGACTACATAGAGCTCAAAGAGCTACGTTATGAAGTAGTGGACATGGATGGCAATAGAATAGATAAGATACTAGTTGAGAAAATACCTAAATAG
- a CDS encoding KUP/HAK/KT family potassium transporter yields the protein MLDKSETRGIINSMGLVFGDIGTSPIYTLAVIFLITPVTYSHIIGILSLIVWTLIILVTIEYSWLAMSLGKKGEGGTIVLKELLVPLLKSGRKVTVITILSYVGISFLLGDGVITPAISILSAVEGLRIIPGLETISQGSLITIAAIIAIALFSIQKKGTEKITWLFGPLMVLWFSLLVLSGIASIIYTPSVIKAINPFYGIDFLLHNGLAGFFVLSEVILCATGGEALYADMGHLGREPIIKAWRLVFVSLVLNYLGQGAFLIRNPGSRNILFEMIYQQAHFIYIPFLILSIIATVIASQAMISGMFSIVYQGITTRIAPMFKIDYTSDEMKSQIYISVVNWLLLISVLVVMYEFKESNKLAAAYGLTVTGSMAITGIMMTMIFGLRKDWTKAIVSVLVTVIDLVFLISNSYKIPHGGIWSITIASFIFSMIMIYTSGQKRLYQSLKPMRLNDFLQTYRQMYESTNKIKGTALFFARNISLIPQYIPHTMFENEIIYEDNIIISITSLEEPFGVRSSFGETLASGLKVFEIDMGYMEVIDVAEILKTAGIKEKTIFYGVEDIVTDNPVWKIFSMIKKITPSFVQYYKLPPEKLHGVITRFEM from the coding sequence GTGTTGGACAAAAGTGAAACCAGAGGAATAATTAATTCCATGGGACTTGTTTTTGGAGATATTGGAACGAGTCCTATATACACACTTGCAGTCATATTTCTTATTACGCCTGTTACATATTCTCATATAATCGGAATCCTGTCTTTGATTGTTTGGACGCTGATTATACTTGTGACTATAGAATATTCCTGGCTTGCTATGAGCCTTGGAAAAAAAGGAGAAGGAGGAACGATTGTATTAAAAGAATTACTTGTTCCTCTCTTGAAATCGGGAAGAAAAGTAACTGTGATAACGATACTATCATATGTTGGTATTTCTTTTCTTTTAGGGGATGGCGTGATCACGCCTGCCATAAGTATATTAAGTGCAGTGGAAGGACTGCGAATAATTCCCGGATTAGAAACAATAAGTCAGGGAAGTCTTATTACAATTGCAGCAATTATCGCAATAGCTCTCTTTTCAATACAGAAGAAAGGTACTGAAAAAATCACATGGCTGTTTGGACCCCTTATGGTTCTGTGGTTCTCTTTGCTTGTCCTTTCAGGTATTGCTTCAATAATCTATACTCCATCTGTAATCAAGGCTATAAATCCCTTTTATGGCATTGATTTTCTGTTACACAATGGATTAGCAGGTTTCTTTGTATTGTCTGAAGTGATCCTGTGTGCCACCGGTGGTGAAGCATTATATGCAGATATGGGTCATTTGGGAAGAGAACCTATCATCAAGGCCTGGAGACTTGTATTCGTTTCACTGGTGCTAAACTATCTGGGACAAGGAGCATTCCTGATAAGGAATCCCGGATCAAGAAACATACTCTTTGAGATGATATACCAGCAAGCACATTTCATCTACATACCATTTTTGATCCTTAGTATCATCGCTACTGTCATTGCTTCACAAGCCATGATAAGCGGTATGTTCTCTATCGTTTATCAGGGCATCACTACCAGAATAGCGCCTATGTTTAAGATCGATTATACATCGGACGAGATGAAATCACAAATATACATAAGTGTAGTTAACTGGTTGCTTCTAATTTCTGTGCTAGTTGTCATGTACGAATTTAAGGAATCAAATAAACTCGCTGCAGCTTATGGTCTAACTGTTACCGGAAGTATGGCTATCACAGGTATAATGATGACCATGATATTCGGCCTGAGGAAGGATTGGACGAAGGCAATAGTTTCGGTATTAGTGACTGTTATTGACTTGGTATTTCTTATATCGAACTCTTATAAAATCCCACATGGAGGTATATGGTCCATTACCATAGCATCTTTTATATTCAGTATGATAATGATATATACTTCAGGCCAAAAGAGGCTATATCAGTCGCTAAAGCCAATGCGTTTGAATGATTTTCTGCAAACGTACAGGCAAATGTATGAAAGTACAAATAAGATTAAGGGTACAGCTCTTTTCTTTGCAAGGAATATCAGTCTTATCCCCCAATATATCCCGCATACGATGTTCGAGAACGAAATAATCTATGAAGATAACATCATAATTTCTATCACTTCGCTTGAAGAACCTTTCGGGGTAAGAAGTTCCTTTGGAGAAACACTGGCATCGGGATTGAAAGTATTTGAAATAGATATGGGCTACATGGAAGTTATAGATGTGGCAGAGATTTTAAAAACTGCCGGGATTAAAGAAAAAACAATATTTTATGGGGTTGAAGACATTGTAACTGATAACCCTGTCTGGAAAATATTCTCCATGATTAAAAAAATAACACCTTCATTTGTTCAGTACTACAAACTACCACCAGAGAAACTCCATGGAGTAATCACAAGATTTGAGATGTAA
- the cutA gene encoding divalent-cation tolerance protein CutA, whose translation MIIVVHTTTANIDQAKTIAHALVEKRLAACINMHPITSVYNWKGNVEEEGEIELSIKTTSEMLEDVKKTIVSMHSYDLPALLWWPIDAEDKYGQWIADSLSYSYK comes from the coding sequence ATGATAATTGTAGTACATACCACAACGGCAAACATAGATCAAGCTAAAACTATTGCACATGCACTTGTAGAGAAGAGGCTTGCTGCATGTATCAACATGCACCCGATTACTTCCGTCTACAATTGGAAAGGAAATGTGGAAGAAGAGGGGGAAATAGAACTCTCAATAAAAACAACCTCTGAAATGCTGGAAGATGTGAAAAAGACTATAGTCTCAATGCATAGTTACGATCTTCCTGCTCTACTATGGTGGCCAATAGATGCAGAGGATAAATATGGTCAGTGGATCGCTGACTCATTATCTTATTCCTACAAATAA
- a CDS encoding APC family permease, with amino-acid sequence MQNDEEHGSKLKALKTLIIGKPRNPFDSDIFHKVSLIALFAWVGLGSDAMSSASYGPEEAYLALGSHVYLAIFVALSIVLTIFVISTSYSQIIELFPTGGGGYLVASKLLSPSLGMISGCALLIDYVLTIAISIASGVDAMMSFLPMSLHIFKLGFAFFVIVGIILLNLRGVKESVIFLLPIFALFIIAHVILILYGLATHITIVPTVVSATTTDVKSVLSGAGLSGLLFLILHSYSMGAGTYTGIEAVSNAVPVMRDPKVKTAKRTMRLMAISLAFMAAGLMITYILYNVAPVQGKTLNAVLFQNITSSWGPLGHYFVVATLISEAGLLFVAAQTGFLDGPRVLANMALDRWVPTRFATLSDRLVTQNGVLIMGISALVMVFLTQGSVKLLIVLYSIAVFITFILSQAGMVRHWWKVKKEIKEWKRKFIINGIGLILTVLILLSVITVKFNEGAWVTLLIITAFVGVVVLIRRHYDSASVLIKELNAKFIISPHCMNIIKNDTPDKADMQEKTAVLLVNGYNGLGIQALSSIFKLFDCTYKNYVFIQIGVIDAGVFKGVEEIQKLQAEVSEGVDKYVKLITSYGYHADSFTSVGTDVVEEITKLAPAILEKYPNAVFFGGQIVFPDDSMITRWLHNYTVFASQRRLYKDGIPFVVLPIKV; translated from the coding sequence ATGCAAAATGATGAAGAACATGGTAGTAAATTAAAGGCTCTAAAAACTTTAATTATCGGAAAACCTCGTAATCCTTTTGACTCCGACATATTTCATAAGGTTTCCTTGATAGCTCTTTTTGCATGGGTTGGTTTGGGTTCTGACGCAATGTCTTCTGCCTCATATGGTCCAGAAGAAGCATATTTGGCATTGGGAAGTCATGTTTATCTTGCCATATTTGTAGCACTGAGCATCGTCCTGACGATCTTTGTGATAAGCACAAGCTACTCCCAAATAATAGAACTATTCCCCACCGGTGGTGGTGGATATTTAGTTGCAAGTAAGTTGTTATCCCCCTCCCTCGGTATGATATCCGGTTGTGCGCTCCTTATAGACTATGTGCTCACGATTGCTATTTCAATAGCAAGCGGAGTAGATGCCATGATGAGCTTCCTGCCAATGAGCTTGCATATATTCAAATTAGGATTTGCTTTTTTTGTAATTGTGGGAATTATTTTGTTAAATTTAAGAGGAGTTAAAGAATCAGTTATATTTTTATTACCTATATTTGCATTGTTCATAATCGCTCATGTGATACTTATATTATATGGCCTTGCCACTCATATAACAATCGTGCCAACAGTAGTAAGTGCTACAACTACTGACGTCAAAAGTGTACTGTCAGGAGCAGGTCTTTCTGGTTTGCTCTTTCTTATTCTGCATTCATACAGCATGGGTGCAGGTACATATACTGGAATTGAAGCTGTAAGTAATGCTGTACCAGTGATGAGAGATCCTAAAGTGAAAACAGCAAAAAGAACCATGCGCCTCATGGCAATTTCACTTGCATTCATGGCAGCAGGGCTGATGATCACATATATATTATATAATGTAGCTCCAGTACAGGGAAAAACCCTCAATGCCGTCCTATTTCAAAATATTACGAGTTCCTGGGGACCTCTTGGTCACTATTTTGTAGTAGCCACACTTATATCGGAAGCAGGGCTGTTGTTTGTAGCAGCTCAGACTGGATTTTTAGATGGACCAAGAGTCCTTGCAAATATGGCATTGGACAGATGGGTACCTACCAGATTTGCAACCCTGAGTGATAGGCTTGTGACTCAAAATGGTGTTCTAATAATGGGAATTTCGGCTTTGGTCATGGTTTTCCTTACCCAAGGTTCGGTCAAGCTCCTTATCGTACTTTACAGTATAGCAGTTTTCATAACATTCATTCTATCTCAGGCAGGAATGGTACGCCATTGGTGGAAGGTAAAAAAGGAAATCAAAGAATGGAAGAGAAAATTTATCATTAATGGAATAGGCCTGATTCTGACAGTTTTGATATTGTTGTCTGTAATAACCGTTAAGTTCAACGAAGGCGCATGGGTGACACTCCTGATTATTACAGCCTTTGTAGGAGTGGTAGTCCTAATAAGGCGTCATTATGACTCTGCATCAGTTTTAATCAAAGAACTGAATGCCAAGTTCATTATTTCTCCACACTGCATGAACATCATCAAAAATGATACACCTGATAAGGCCGATATGCAAGAAAAGACTGCGGTACTGCTTGTAAACGGTTATAACGGTTTGGGAATTCAAGCTTTGTCCAGCATATTCAAGCTGTTTGACTGCACCTACAAAAACTATGTGTTTATACAAATTGGTGTAATAGATGCTGGTGTGTTCAAAGGAGTGGAAGAGATCCAAAAACTCCAAGCTGAAGTAAGTGAGGGTGTCGACAAGTATGTGAAGTTGATCACATCCTATGGATATCATGCAGACAGTTTTACTTCAGTGGGCACTGATGTTGTTGAAGAGATCACAAAACTAGCGCCAGCCATTTTGGAGAAATACCCCAATGCTGTATTTTTTGGCGGACAGATCGTCTTCCCGGATGATTCAATGATCACTAGATGGCTACACAACTACACTGTATTCGCATCACAGAGAAGACTGTACAAGGATGGAATTCCGTTTGTAGTTTTACCAATCAAAGTATGA
- a CDS encoding MarR family transcriptional regulator yields MVNNSAKPHSAITASNILDMITRVLNKAAAIEKEPVDIGHGLFLYASEVHLIDMAGRYPEEGMSQIASRLGITKGAVSQTAKKLEEKGYIERANPEGDRKTVFIRLTERGMDAFLWHTAYHEVVNQNMAEEVEKLSARDIDTLFSILLRMETMLDNCPVVRNKITAQFIQKKLANPDTDI; encoded by the coding sequence ATGGTAAACAATTCTGCTAAACCTCATTCTGCAATAACTGCTTCTAATATTCTAGATATGATCACAAGGGTTCTAAATAAAGCTGCAGCAATTGAAAAAGAACCAGTTGATATTGGCCATGGACTTTTTCTATATGCATCTGAAGTTCATCTGATCGATATGGCAGGCCGTTATCCGGAAGAAGGGATGTCACAAATAGCATCCAGGCTTGGTATCACTAAAGGTGCAGTTTCCCAAACAGCAAAAAAGCTAGAAGAAAAAGGCTACATTGAGCGTGCTAATCCAGAAGGGGATAGGAAAACCGTATTTATCAGATTGACAGAACGTGGAATGGATGCTTTCCTTTGGCATACTGCTTATCATGAAGTGGTGAATCAGAATATGGCTGAGGAAGTGGAAAAGCTATCTGCTAGAGATATTGATACTCTTTTCTCAATTCTTCTGCGGATGGAAACTATGCTTGATAATTGCCCTGTAGTAAGAAACAAAATTACTGCCCAGTTCATTCAGAAGAAGCTTGCAAATCCTGATACAGATATATAG
- a CDS encoding mechanosensitive ion channel family protein yields MNDTVSLYLNNVLGTPAGSVESRIAMAIFIFLSSIIIAAIIDFLFKNVFMYYASKTKFEFDDLIIAALRKPLYLTVIITGTIFSLHYTDLSRNYTYTLDGLGLTSLFIIWIVALLRINKILFENVFPHITSKTDTQLDDELLPLFKGIMNIVIVFVGILAILNLIWGINVTPLFASAGIAGIAVAFAAQDSIAQLFGGISIYFDQPFKRGDRIELESGEIGIVQEVGIRTTRIMNLYNNMIIIPNSIIANSKIINYTSPQSIMVVKMTMGVAYGSDVEKVRDVLYAIIRDIDLVLDDPVAAVRLENYGDSSLDFALYMWIKNPADKIKLIDMVNSSISEEFEKEGIEIPFPTRTLFIKNEEENAPK; encoded by the coding sequence ATGAACGATACAGTTTCTCTTTATCTAAATAATGTGTTAGGTACTCCAGCCGGATCAGTTGAGTCACGTATTGCAATGGCCATCTTCATATTTCTTTCTTCAATAATTATTGCTGCAATAATAGATTTCCTTTTTAAGAACGTTTTCATGTACTACGCCTCAAAAACAAAATTTGAATTTGATGATCTTATTATTGCGGCACTAAGAAAACCATTGTATTTGACAGTAATTATTACAGGAACTATTTTCTCTTTGCATTACACAGACCTCTCAAGAAATTATACATACACACTCGATGGCTTAGGTCTTACTTCACTGTTTATTATCTGGATTGTTGCTTTACTCAGAATAAACAAAATCCTCTTTGAAAACGTATTTCCACACATCACGAGTAAAACAGATACCCAGTTAGACGATGAACTACTGCCTTTATTTAAAGGAATAATGAATATAGTAATAGTTTTCGTAGGCATTCTAGCGATACTTAATTTAATTTGGGGCATCAATGTTACACCTCTATTCGCATCGGCGGGAATAGCAGGTATTGCTGTGGCTTTTGCAGCACAAGACTCAATTGCACAGCTTTTTGGTGGTATATCCATATACTTTGACCAGCCATTCAAAAGAGGCGACAGAATAGAATTAGAGAGTGGAGAAATAGGAATTGTACAAGAGGTAGGAATAAGAACTACAAGGATAATGAACCTGTACAACAACATGATAATTATACCCAATAGCATAATTGCCAATAGTAAAATCATCAACTACACTTCACCTCAATCCATAATGGTAGTAAAAATGACGATGGGTGTTGCCTATGGATCAGACGTGGAGAAGGTAAGAGATGTCCTATATGCAATAATTCGGGACATAGACTTGGTCCTTGACGACCCCGTTGCTGCAGTGCGTTTAGAGAATTATGGAGATTCAAGCCTTGATTTTGCACTTTACATGTGGATAAAAAACCCCGCAGACAAGATTAAACTAATAGACATGGTCAATAGCAGCATTAGTGAAGAGTTTGAGAAGGAAGGTATTGAAATACCATTCCCGACACGTACCCTTTTTATAAAGAATGAAGAAGAAAATGCTCCCAAGTAA